A genomic segment from Carassius auratus strain Wakin unplaced genomic scaffold, ASM336829v1 scaf_tig00217334, whole genome shotgun sequence encodes:
- the LOC113100687 gene encoding zinc finger protein 501, translating into MTDPEPCRIKQEDTEEQIGWYLKEENKEIEEPTEVEEKPHVKTEETFSKLSLKRRDEIYFTCPQCGKSFSCKNNLDVHIKCHLDGFSDDLKDHLKVYTRKKKPYVCNLCGNSFIQRATLKRHQKRHSGVKDHGCSECGKTFFTDGALKVHLIVHTTETPYKCSHCDKRFKRSIYVKRHERIHTGEKPYTCDQCGKSFGRKVHLNKHLTVHTGEKPYKCDQCGRGFTQKDLLNVHMTIHTGEKPYTCDQCGKSFRISSVFRSHLLIHSNERLYNCDQCGKHFFRTGALNRHLKVHTKEKPHLCSLCGKSFSERDALKIHQKRHSGVKDHICSECGKAFFTDAEVKKHKVIHTTETPFNCSHCDKRFKRSVYLKVHERIHTGEKPYHCHSCGKSFTQLYSLTYHKKKMHV; encoded by the exons ATGACTgatccagaaccctgcagaataAAACAGGAAGACACTGAAGAACAAATAGGCTGGT ACCTGAAAGAAGAGAACAAGGAGATTGAAGAACCGACTGAAGTAGAAGAGAAACCTCATGTAAAAACTGaagaaacattctcaaaactctCATTGAAAAGAAGAGATGAAATATATTTCACTTGTCcgcagtgtggaaagagtttctcaTGCAAGAACAATCTTGATGTTCACATAAAATGTCATCTTGATGGGTTTTCAGATGACCTGAAGGACCACCTGAAAGTTTATACAAGGAAGAAGAAGCCTTATGTATGTAATTTATGTGGAAATAGTTTTATTCAGAGGGCTACATTAAAAAGACACCAGAAAAGACACAGTGGTGTGAAGGATCATGGTTGCTCTGAGTGTGGGAAGACTTTTTTTACTGATGGTGCACTGAAAGTGCACCTGATAGTTCACACTACAGAAacaccttacaagtgttcacactgtgacaagagattcaaacgGTCAATATAtgtgaaaagacatgagagaatccacactggagagaaaccatatacatgtgatcagtgtgggaagagttttggACGAAAAGTACATCTTAACAAACACTTGACagtccacactggagagaagccgtacaAATGTGATCAGTGTGGCAGGGGTTTTACACAAAAAGACCTCCTAAATGTTCACATGacaatccacactggagagaagccgtacacatgtgatcagtgtgggaagagtttcagaaTATCAAGTGTTTTTAGAAGTCATCTGCTTATTCATTCAAATGAAAGACTTTATAACTGTGACCAGTGTGGTAAACATTTCTTTAGAACAGGGGCCCTAAATAGGCATCTGAaagttcatacaaaggagaagCCTCATCTGtgttctttgtgtggaaagagttttagtgAACGGGATGCTTTAAAAATACACCAGAAAAGACACAGTGGTGTGAAGGATCATATTTGCTCTGAGTGTGGGAAGGCGTTTTTTACAGATGCTGAAGTGAAAAAGCACAAGGTAATTCACACTACAGAAACACCTTTTAattgttcacactgtgacaagagatttaaACGGTCCGTATATCTTAAAGTACATGAGAGGATCcatactggagagaagccgtatcACTGCCATTCATGTGGCAAGAGTTTCACTCAATTATATTCTCTAACCTATCACAAAAAAAAGATGCATGTCTGA